In one window of Henckelia pumila isolate YLH828 chromosome 1, ASM3356847v2, whole genome shotgun sequence DNA:
- the LOC140876328 gene encoding probable glucan endo-1,3-beta-glucosidase A6 isoform X2, protein MIGINYGRLGTNLPSAYESIKLLQSMNVGRIKLYDANPEVLKLLSGTKLHVSIMVTNEQISGIASSQAKAENWVQESVLAYYPNTRIRFILVGNEVLSTKDRKMWLDLVPAMRNIKKSLKGHDIHNIKVGTPLAMDTLESTFPPSSGKFRSDIPSQVIIPLLKFLNGTKSFFFLDVYPYFPWSSNPTNTSLDYALIEGGNVTYVDSKTGLVYTNLLDQMLDSVVFAMRKFGFDNIMMAVSETGWPNAGDIDQVGANTYNAATYNRNLVKKMTADPPLGTPAKPRFVIPTFIFSLYDEDLKPGPGTERHWGLLHPNGQPIYEIDLTGKHPENERTGLSSAPSNNNPYKGKIWCVVASQMNITNLETALDFACSQGNGTCDALAPGKACYEPVSVTAHASFAFSSYWSKFRSSGASCYFNGLAVQTITDPSHGSCQFPSVSL, encoded by the exons ATGATCGGCATAAACTACGGTCGATTGGGGACGAATCTCCCTTCTGCATATGAATCGATCAAGTTGCTCCAATCAATGAACGTGGGACGTATTAAACTCTATGATGCGAACCCAGAAGTCCTAAAGCTCTTATCCGGGACCAAACTTCATGTTTCGATCATGGTCACAAATGAACAAATCTCGGGCATCGCCTCGAGCCAAGCCAAGGCAGAAAACTGGGTTCAGGAGAGCGTCTTGGCCTACTACCCGAACACGCGAATCCGGTTCATACTTGTTGGAAACGAAGTTCTAAGCACCAAGGATCGGAAAATGTGGCTCGATCTCGTGCCGGCCATgagaaatatcaagaaatctttGAAGGGACATGATATCCACAACATAAAAGTTGGGACTCCATTGGCTATGGATACATTGGAGTCTACTTTCCCACCTTCAAGTGGCAAATTCAGATCCGATATTCCGAGCCAAGTTATAATACCATTGCTAAAATTCTTGAATGGGACTAAATCATTTTTCTTCTTAGATGTTTACCCTTATTTCCCATGGTCTTCAAACCCCACAAACACCAGTCTTGATTATGCATTGATTGAGGGTGGAAATGTGACATACGTGGACTCGAAAACCGGCCTCGTTTATACGAATCTTCTCGACCAAATGCTGGACTCTGTCGTATTCGCGATGAGGAAATTCGGGTTCGACAACATCATGATGGCGGTATCAGAGACAGGGTGGCCTAATGCAGGGGATATTGATCAAGTGGGCGCGAACACGTACAACGCAGCAACTTATAACCGGAATTTGGTGAAGAAAATGACTGCCGATCCACCGCTTGGGACACCTGCTAAGCCCAGGTTCGTGATTCCGACCTTTATTTTCTCCTTGTATGATGAGGATCTGAAGCCAGGCCCGGGAACTGAAAGACACTGGGGATTACTACATCCCAATGGGCAGCCCATTTATGAG ATAGACTTAACAGGGAAGCACCCCGAAAACGAGCGCACCGGTTTGTCATCAGCGCCGTCGAATAACAACCCATACAAAGGCAAAATATGGTGCGTGGTGGCAAGCCAGATGAATATTACGAACTTGGAGACGGCATTGGATTTCGCTTGCAGCCAGGGCAACGGCACCTGCGATGCACTTGCACCTGGCAAAGCATGCTATGAGCCAGTATCAGTTACCGCACACGCTAGCTTCGCATTTAGCTCATACTGGTCTAAGTTCAGGAGTTCTGGTGCATCTTGCTACTTCAATGGTCTTGCTGTGCAAACCATCACTGATCCAA GTCATGGATCTTGCCAATTCCCAAGCGTGTCGCTCTGA
- the LOC140876328 gene encoding probable glucan endo-1,3-beta-glucosidase A6 isoform X1 encodes MFALFLCSILTSTYASNISSMIGINYGRLGTNLPSAYESIKLLQSMNVGRIKLYDANPEVLKLLSGTKLHVSIMVTNEQISGIASSQAKAENWVQESVLAYYPNTRIRFILVGNEVLSTKDRKMWLDLVPAMRNIKKSLKGHDIHNIKVGTPLAMDTLESTFPPSSGKFRSDIPSQVIIPLLKFLNGTKSFFFLDVYPYFPWSSNPTNTSLDYALIEGGNVTYVDSKTGLVYTNLLDQMLDSVVFAMRKFGFDNIMMAVSETGWPNAGDIDQVGANTYNAATYNRNLVKKMTADPPLGTPAKPRFVIPTFIFSLYDEDLKPGPGTERHWGLLHPNGQPIYEIDLTGKHPENERTGLSSAPSNNNPYKGKIWCVVASQMNITNLETALDFACSQGNGTCDALAPGKACYEPVSVTAHASFAFSSYWSKFRSSGASCYFNGLAVQTITDPSHGSCQFPSVSL; translated from the exons ATGTTTGCTCTCTTTTTATGTTCTATCTTGACTTCCACAT ATGCATCGAACATTTCGAGCATGATCGGCATAAACTACGGTCGATTGGGGACGAATCTCCCTTCTGCATATGAATCGATCAAGTTGCTCCAATCAATGAACGTGGGACGTATTAAACTCTATGATGCGAACCCAGAAGTCCTAAAGCTCTTATCCGGGACCAAACTTCATGTTTCGATCATGGTCACAAATGAACAAATCTCGGGCATCGCCTCGAGCCAAGCCAAGGCAGAAAACTGGGTTCAGGAGAGCGTCTTGGCCTACTACCCGAACACGCGAATCCGGTTCATACTTGTTGGAAACGAAGTTCTAAGCACCAAGGATCGGAAAATGTGGCTCGATCTCGTGCCGGCCATgagaaatatcaagaaatctttGAAGGGACATGATATCCACAACATAAAAGTTGGGACTCCATTGGCTATGGATACATTGGAGTCTACTTTCCCACCTTCAAGTGGCAAATTCAGATCCGATATTCCGAGCCAAGTTATAATACCATTGCTAAAATTCTTGAATGGGACTAAATCATTTTTCTTCTTAGATGTTTACCCTTATTTCCCATGGTCTTCAAACCCCACAAACACCAGTCTTGATTATGCATTGATTGAGGGTGGAAATGTGACATACGTGGACTCGAAAACCGGCCTCGTTTATACGAATCTTCTCGACCAAATGCTGGACTCTGTCGTATTCGCGATGAGGAAATTCGGGTTCGACAACATCATGATGGCGGTATCAGAGACAGGGTGGCCTAATGCAGGGGATATTGATCAAGTGGGCGCGAACACGTACAACGCAGCAACTTATAACCGGAATTTGGTGAAGAAAATGACTGCCGATCCACCGCTTGGGACACCTGCTAAGCCCAGGTTCGTGATTCCGACCTTTATTTTCTCCTTGTATGATGAGGATCTGAAGCCAGGCCCGGGAACTGAAAGACACTGGGGATTACTACATCCCAATGGGCAGCCCATTTATGAG ATAGACTTAACAGGGAAGCACCCCGAAAACGAGCGCACCGGTTTGTCATCAGCGCCGTCGAATAACAACCCATACAAAGGCAAAATATGGTGCGTGGTGGCAAGCCAGATGAATATTACGAACTTGGAGACGGCATTGGATTTCGCTTGCAGCCAGGGCAACGGCACCTGCGATGCACTTGCACCTGGCAAAGCATGCTATGAGCCAGTATCAGTTACCGCACACGCTAGCTTCGCATTTAGCTCATACTGGTCTAAGTTCAGGAGTTCTGGTGCATCTTGCTACTTCAATGGTCTTGCTGTGCAAACCATCACTGATCCAA GTCATGGATCTTGCCAATTCCCAAGCGTGTCGCTCTGA